A stretch of the Arachis stenosperma cultivar V10309 chromosome 6, arast.V10309.gnm1.PFL2, whole genome shotgun sequence genome encodes the following:
- the LOC130933924 gene encoding uncharacterized protein LOC130933924 — MADFLVEVAGDPGEDTGTRWKLHVDGASNQTFGGAGIILESPNGVVYEQSVRFEFPISNNQAEYEALIGGLTLATEVGAKRLEVCSDSQVVTSQVNGSYQAKDPLLQKERNTRADLLSKLASTKPGEGNRSLIQGMTREPAIALHITTLSSSWLDPITNYLEHGQVPGDEKEAVKLRREAAKYAVIQGQLFRKGLSQPLLKCLHPDQTDYVLREVYEGCCGHHIGGKALARKLIRAGYYWPSMMADSKEFVKKCVKCQQNANFAKAPANELSLLTTSRPFAQWGIDLLGPFPVGPGQVITRFGIPEVVISDNGTQFADKKFTEFLSGLGVRQKFSSVEHPQTNGQVESANKVILSGLKKRLDNKKGAWADELAAVLWSYRTTEQSSTKETPFRLTYGVDAVIPVEIGEPSPRLLLKGVEEAVDKDLIDEAREMAHLTEMALKQRVALRYNTKVLKREFKPNDLVLRRNDIGLPTPGEGKLAANWEGPYRIKKAMGKGAFKLERLDGKEVPRTWNADNLRRFYS, encoded by the exons ATGGCGGATTTTTTGGTTGAAGTAGCAGGAGACCCAGGCGAAGACACGggtacacggtggaagctccatgtggacggagcctccaaccagacctTCGGAGGAGCCGGGATCATCCTAGAAAGTCCAAACGGGGTCGTATACGAACAGTCGGTCAGATTCGAGTTTCCcatctcgaacaaccaagcagaatacgaagccctcataGGAGGCTTGACCCTAGCAACAGAGGTCGGCGCAAAAAGGCTGGAAGTATGCAGCGATTCCCAAGTCGTCACTTCCCAAGTAAACGGCAGCTACCAAGCCAAGGACCCCTTGTTGCAGAA agaaaggaacacacgaGCAGACCTCCTATCAAAGTTAGCCAGCACGAAGCCAGGGGAGGGAAAccggtctctcatccaaggcatgACAAGAGAACCTGCAATTGCACTACACATAACAACCCTAAGTTCTTCGtggctagaccccatcaccaACTACCTAGAACACGGCCAAGTCCCTGGTGATGAAAAGGAAGCGGTGAAATTAAGGAGGGAAGCGGCCAAATACGCCGTCATCCAAGGACAGCTGTTCAGAAAAGGGCTCAGCCAACCCCTACTGAAGTGCCTACACCCCGACCAAACGGACtacgtcctcagggaagtcTACGAGGGCTGCTGTGGGCACCACATAGGAGGAAAAGCCCTAGCAAGGAAGTTGATCCGAGCTGGGTACTACTGGCCGTCGATGATGGCAGATTCCAAAGAATTTGTCAAAAAGTGCGTAAAGTGCCAACAGAACGCCAACTTCGCCAAGGCACCAGCAAACGAGTTGAGCTTGCTGACGACTTCCCGGCCGTTCGCTCAGTGGGGAATCGACCTCTTAGGGCCCTTCCCTGTCGGCCCTGGGCAG gtgataacaCGGTTCGGGATACCAGAagtcgtcatctcggacaacggcACACAATTTGCTGACAAAAAGTTCACGGAATTTCTCAGCGGCCTAGGCGTAAGGCAAAAGTTCTCGTCGGTAGAACACCCTCAGACGAATGGACAAGTGGAGTCCGCCAACAAGGTTATCCTTTCAGGACTGAAGAAGAGGCTGGACAATAAAAAGGGTGCTTGGGCCGATGAACTAGCAGCGGTCCTCTGGTCCTACCGAACGACCGAGCAGTCATCCACTAAAGAAACTCCTTTCCGACTGACGTACGGTGTGGACGCGGTAATACCCGTAGAGATCGGGGAACCAAGCCCGCGGTTGCTCCTAAAGGGGGTGGAGGAAGCCGTAGACAAGGACCTGATAGATGAAGCCAGAGAGATGGCCCATTTGACAGAAATGGCGCTAAAGCAAAGGGTGGCTCTgcgctacaacaccaaagtACTCAAGAGGGAATTCAAGCCAAACGATCTCGTCCTGAGACGAAATGATATCGGCCTGCCGAcccctggagaaggaaagctagcggCTAACTGGGAAGGCCCGTATAGAATCAAGAAAGCAATGGGAAAAGGGGCATTCAAGCTAGAAAGACTTGACGGCAAAGAAGTCCCGAGAACATGGAATGCGGACAACCTAagaagattctactcctag
- the LOC130935101 gene encoding thylakoid membrane protein TERC, chloroplastic-like isoform X1 — translation MGTASVIQNPVNYYHYANGDTTLTLRFRVKASLPPAPPSKCFPSLSLVASYNRRHQFAISCSKPPGPPEAGRKSTTPQPRHDVTNLDTPPQLHHQDYASSVRTVAFWVCTAVAFGIGLGFKDGIGKASEFFAGYMLEQSLSVDNLFVFVLIFKYFKVPVMYQSRVLSYGIAGAVFFRLTLIVLGTATLQRFEAVNLLLAAILIYSSFKLFASEEDESDLSNNFVVKTCQKFIPVTTYYDGNKFITNQDGMWKATPLLLTVAVIELSDIAFAVDSIPAVFGVTRDPFIVFTSNLFAILGLRSLYTIISEGMSELEYLQSSIAVVLGFIGCKMILDYFGIHVSTEASLGFVASSLTIGVISSLAKKSDKLTK, via the exons ATGGGAACGGCTTCTGTTATTCAGAATCCCGTTAACTATTACCACTATGCTAACGGCGACACAACGTTAACGTTAAGGTTTAGGGTGAAGGCTTCACTGCCACCTGCTCCACCCTCCAAGTgctttccctctctctctctcgtcGCTTCGTACAACCGCCGCCACCAATTTGCGATTTCTTGCTCCAAACCGCCTGGCCCTCCGGAAGCAGGACGTAAGAGCACCACTCCGCAACCGCGTCATGACGTCACCAACTTAGATACGCCTCCACAACTGCACCACCAAGATTACGCTTCCTCTGTTAGAACCGTTGCCTTTTGG GTTTGCACGGCTGTGGCGTTTGGTATTGGTTTGGGTTTTAAGGACGGTATTGGCAAAGCTTCTGAGTTTTTCGCTGG ATACATGTTGGAGCAGAGTCTTTCTGTTGATAATCTCTTTGTCTTTGTTTTGATATTCAAATACTTTAAAGTGCCAGTTATGTATCAG AGCCGTGTACTTTCATATGGTATTGCTGGTGCTGTTTTCTTTCGTCTAACATTAATAGTTCTTGGAACTGCCACCCTTCAG AGGTTTGAGGCAGTTAACCTTCTTTTGGCAGCAATATTGATTTATTCATCGTTTAAG CTATTTGCAAGTGAAGAAGATGAGTCTGACTTATCAAATAACTTTGTGGTGAAGACATGCCAGAAATTTATCCCTGTAACAA CATATTATGATGGAAATAAGTTCATAACAAATCAGGATGGGATGTGGAAA GCCACACCTTTGCTTCTTACTGTAGCAGTTATTGAGCTCAGTGACATTGCATTTGCA gtTGACTCAATACCTGCAGTTTTTGGTGTAACACGGGATCCTTTCATAGTTTTTACATCTAATCTTTTTGCGATTTTGG GCTTAAGGTCGCTTTACACGATAATTTCTGAGGGTATGTCCGAGCTCGAGTACTTACAG TCTTCCATTGCTGTCGTTTTGGGATTCATCGGGTGTAAGATGATCTTGGACTACTTTG GTATCCATGTCTCAACAGAGGCATCTCTTGGTTTTGTAGCCTCAAGTCTTACCATCGGGGTGATATCGAGTCTGGCAAAGAAATCCGACAAACTTACAAAGTGA
- the LOC130935101 gene encoding thylakoid membrane protein TERC, chloroplastic-like isoform X2, whose product MGTASVIQNPVNYYHYANGDTTLTLRFRVKASLPPAPPSKCFPSLSLVASYNRRHQFAISCSKPPGPPEAGRKSTTPQPRHDVTNLDTPPQLHHQDYASSVRTVAFWVCTAVAFGIGLGFKDGIGKASEFFAGYMLEQSLSVDNLFVFVLIFKYFKVPVMYQSRVLSYGIAGAVFFRLTLIVLGTATLQRFEAVNLLLAAILIYSSFKLFASEEDESDLSNNFVVKTCQKFIPVTTYYDGNKFITNQDGMWKATPLLLTVAVIELSDIAFAVDSIPAVFGVTRDPFIVFTSNLFAILGLRSLYTIISEGMSELEYLQVTVDLLSSVFHCCRFGIHRV is encoded by the exons ATGGGAACGGCTTCTGTTATTCAGAATCCCGTTAACTATTACCACTATGCTAACGGCGACACAACGTTAACGTTAAGGTTTAGGGTGAAGGCTTCACTGCCACCTGCTCCACCCTCCAAGTgctttccctctctctctctcgtcGCTTCGTACAACCGCCGCCACCAATTTGCGATTTCTTGCTCCAAACCGCCTGGCCCTCCGGAAGCAGGACGTAAGAGCACCACTCCGCAACCGCGTCATGACGTCACCAACTTAGATACGCCTCCACAACTGCACCACCAAGATTACGCTTCCTCTGTTAGAACCGTTGCCTTTTGG GTTTGCACGGCTGTGGCGTTTGGTATTGGTTTGGGTTTTAAGGACGGTATTGGCAAAGCTTCTGAGTTTTTCGCTGG ATACATGTTGGAGCAGAGTCTTTCTGTTGATAATCTCTTTGTCTTTGTTTTGATATTCAAATACTTTAAAGTGCCAGTTATGTATCAG AGCCGTGTACTTTCATATGGTATTGCTGGTGCTGTTTTCTTTCGTCTAACATTAATAGTTCTTGGAACTGCCACCCTTCAG AGGTTTGAGGCAGTTAACCTTCTTTTGGCAGCAATATTGATTTATTCATCGTTTAAG CTATTTGCAAGTGAAGAAGATGAGTCTGACTTATCAAATAACTTTGTGGTGAAGACATGCCAGAAATTTATCCCTGTAACAA CATATTATGATGGAAATAAGTTCATAACAAATCAGGATGGGATGTGGAAA GCCACACCTTTGCTTCTTACTGTAGCAGTTATTGAGCTCAGTGACATTGCATTTGCA gtTGACTCAATACCTGCAGTTTTTGGTGTAACACGGGATCCTTTCATAGTTTTTACATCTAATCTTTTTGCGATTTTGG GCTTAAGGTCGCTTTACACGATAATTTCTGAGGGTATGTCCGAGCTCGAGTACTTACAGGTAACTGTTGACTTGCTCTCTTCAG TCTTCCATTGCTGTCGTTTTGGGATTCATCGGGTGTAA